ATATTGAAAATAGTGATGAGGAAGTTTGATTTACGCTCATTGGTGCGCTCAAATATCTGGGAACTGAAACCTTATTCAAGTGCACGTGATGAATTCTGGGGTGATGAAGGTATATTCCTTGATGCCAATGAAAATCCGTTTGGAAATAAAAACAGATATCCAGATCCGCACCAACGTACTCTTAAGAAATCTCTTTCTAAAATAAAAGGTATATCAGTTGATAATATCTGTATCGGAAATGGGAGTGATGAGATCATTGATTTGGTTTTCAGAATTTTCTGTGAACCGCAAAAAGATAGTGTAATCATTTGTCCCCCAACATATGGTATGTACGAAGTATCTGCTAATATAAACAACGTAAATATTATTAAAATACCACTCGACAGTAATTTCGAATTAAATGTTGATGAGATTCTCTCACAAAACGCAAAATGTCTTTTTTTATGCTCCCCCAATAATCCCACAGGAAACAGTTTAAAGAATATCGAAGTACTGATGAATGAGTTTAATGGAATTATTATTGTAGATGAAGCATACATTGATTTCAGCGATAAGCCAAGTTTTATTGGTCGTCTCTCTGAGTTTCCCAATTTGATCATTATGCAGACATTTAGCAAAGCCTGGGCATTAGCCAGTGCACGTGTTGGTATTGCATATGCTGATTCAAATATTATTAAGTTAATGGATAAAACTAAACCCCCATATAACGTAAGTAGATTTAATCAGGAAGTGGCACTAAAAGCCTTGTCAAAACCAAAGAAGTTCGAGAGGCGTCTGAAAGTTATATTAGAGCAACGGGATAATCTTCTTAAAGAGTTTACTAAAATATCTGTAATCAAGAAAGTTTTTCCTACAGATGCAAACTTCATACTCATAAAAGTTAGCGATGCGGATAAGTTATACAATTACCTTGTATCAAATAAACTAATTGTAAGAAATAGAAATTCTGTTATTTCAGGTTGTATTCGTATAACAGTTGGCACACCAAAAGAGAATGAGGCTCTTATTGAAGCTCTCAAAAATTATACCGAAGGTTGAAAAATCATTAAATTAAATATGAAGAAAGTACTATTTATTGATCGTGACGGCACTCTTATTATTGAACCAGAAGATGAACAAATTGATAGCTTTGAGAAATTAGAGTTTTATCCAGGTGTATTTCAATATCTGTCACGCATTGCAGGTGAACTAGATTATGAGCTAGTAATGGTAAGCAATCAGGATGGTCTGGGCACATCATCTTTTCCTGAAGAGACATTTTGGCCAGTACAGAATATGATTTTGAAAACATTCGAAAAT
This portion of the Lascolabacillus massiliensis genome encodes:
- the hisC gene encoding histidinol-phosphate transaminase, translated to MRKFDLRSLVRSNIWELKPYSSARDEFWGDEGIFLDANENPFGNKNRYPDPHQRTLKKSLSKIKGISVDNICIGNGSDEIIDLVFRIFCEPQKDSVIICPPTYGMYEVSANINNVNIIKIPLDSNFELNVDEILSQNAKCLFLCSPNNPTGNSLKNIEVLMNEFNGIIIVDEAYIDFSDKPSFIGRLSEFPNLIIMQTFSKAWALASARVGIAYADSNIIKLMDKTKPPYNVSRFNQEVALKALSKPKKFERRLKVILEQRDNLLKEFTKISVIKKVFPTDANFILIKVSDADKLYNYLVSNKLIVRNRNSVISGCIRITVGTPKENEALIEALKNYTEG